A single region of the Drosophila takahashii strain IR98-3 E-12201 chromosome 2R, DtakHiC1v2, whole genome shotgun sequence genome encodes:
- the LOC108066233 gene encoding uncharacterized protein has product MHSGTAVVFILAALIAALFLPTQALSVPLEEDYVDRPNTDYAALFRSFLDMGNALFGTWTPEGAIEEFIRKREGQGVGY; this is encoded by the coding sequence ATGCATTCGGGAACTGCAGTCGTCTTTATTTTAGCAGCTCTGATCGCTGCCTTATTCCTGCCAACTCAAGCGTTATCCGTACCCCTGGAAGAGGACTACGTGGACAGACCAAACACCGATTATGCCGCTTTGTTCAGATCCTTTTTGGATATGGGAAACGCCCTTTTCGGAACTTGGACTCCCGAGGGAGCTATTGAGGAGTTCATCAGGAAACGAGAAGGACAGGGTGTTGGCTATTAG
- the LOC108066287 gene encoding uncharacterized protein, which produces MWPPSSCLWSALLVGLLMVGVAQGQSNSRENFEDADKSSEYTDQQFDLRHTIPGEPGLDYPILSSPPKTSFVCKGRHEGYYADVESRCQAFRICAHTARTAQGFGFLCPNGTLFSQKNFVCDWYRNVNCDESERFYEMNEEKTVGSTHEMMERVRHMMEYPMKTISKALQQTQSQSQKPHQSLSKDLSGASGVLSQPAAIQNKDVQETQVVGRGEAVKSEPLNAVKTGSSPLENEDEGIYVNSLGELSSDPGIQFDHTNAHIVAEYPREYHYQKQKNFAERVNAGLDVLTDTESTSGEVIAPDYMKHIRNTKDEAVQLDLVSNINNLLDEVSTDVDPSVSGYQSMAPPKVKQPFRFLSRGFSMQGENGKGSSSAGYGYIKPKQTPSTVRFTPNEIPTDDHKSIETKHKFSKSTSSTSSTTSTTTESVEQLLIAPTLPPAEEEEVTTTATPEATSTSAAEPLSFLAPPPEVVSTGEVPPIESLGQAAALTASLPISEDVVPVELSPESAEKNDVHQEAAKLLLAGVQLTSHNEEKALERNEIEVTSTTTSSPITPVMLTSTEVVTEISSTQERIRGYRKNRPGAMLKRAHIRPLPVVRTTTAATTQRSTAPTRSYLERLAASRLRLSRLSQATRSTSTTQPSTTTPATTTTTVSSFQQIRGAAEPGPNKKLTVRDIDRETRIAPSKASWDSVHSNLQRFQVQRGNRVYTPATRASVSNVGVTSSTTTTQRSFIIATSTPRSTVTINRGKNRYSNFKTQAPVQRTRGTTTPRSTTLRPTSSLSSLNQHISALASNYNAGYQISKPIQQSPLSPSHVYATHTASDIAAHASQSQTTSSLSPASAFLSFDKLTRAIVDESVLQNFKSAQSQGSNQQQQHQAVKQQHHSVSSSYVKPAAAPAISSLTAPPRPQLSELPPPPGIVIARAEGQRIAPNSASNIISNLATQAPPATSNQGNSYVSLNDFLNNKFGQSPASSSNIAPTASLQQQQRVPQQQQQYYQQQTVQQQRGQKQPVQHQRQSVQQQQHQTVQQQHQPVQQQRPAVQQQLSFISQQYQQPQQQQTIYQQYQQPQQQHFQQQQFQQQQQQHQRPTIHTIQQPYLTPNIFVPYQQQQQQLPQFPPLAPPVAVATGNIAQGPVIAGRHVDHLNVQLPTLGNGLIPGLQLAQKRSDVSASQLQLTDTNGKGSLSLSGSGKSRERAFYAGRTSYDVPQSSVGRLPNDVTQQLRRRLRRF; this is translated from the exons aTGTGGCCACCCAGCTCCTGTCTGTGGTCGGCTCTCCTCGTCGGCCTCCTcatggtgggcgtggcccagGGGCAGAGCAACAGTCGAGAGAACTTCGAGGATGCGGACAAGTCCAGCGAGTATACGGATCAGCAGTTCGACCTGCGGCACACGATTCCCGGCGAACCCGGACTGGATTATCCCATTCTGAGCTCCCCACCAAAGACGAGCTTTGTGTGCAAAGGAAGACATGAAG GTTACTACGCAGACGTGGAGAGTCGTTGTCAGGCCTTCCGGATTTGTGCCCATACCGCGCGAACCGCTCAAGGATTCGGATTCCTCTGTCCCAACGGAACCCTCTTCAGCCAGAAGAACTTTGTGTGCGATTGGTACCGCAATGTGAACTGCGATGAGTCCGAGAGATTCTATGAAATGAACGAGGAGAAAACCGTGGGCAGCACCCACGAGATGATGGAGCGAGTGCGTCACATGATGGAGTATCCCATGAAAACGATCTCGAAGGCATTGCAACAGACCCAATCTCAGTCGCAGAAACCACACCAAAGTTTGAGCAAGGATCTGAGTGGAGCTAGTGGTGTTTTGAGTCAACCAGCGGCTATTCAGAACAAAGATGTCCAGGAAACGCAAGTGGTTGGACGTGGAGAAGCCGTGAAAAGTGAGCCACTGAATGCTGTGAAAACGGGAAGCTCTCCTCTGGAAAACGAAGACGAGGGTATCTATGTGAATAGCTTGGGAGAACTTTCCTCAGATCCTGGTATTCAGTTTGATCACACCAATGCTCATATCGTGGCGGAATATCCCAGGGAATATCACTACCAAAAGCAGAAGAACTTTGCCGAGCGTGTGAATGCTGGCTTGGACGTCCTAACCGATACGGAATCCACCTCTGGGGAGGTGATAGCTCCCGATTACATGAAGCACATTCGGAACACCAAGGACGAGGCGGTGCAACTGGATCTTGTGTCAAATATCAACAACCTGCTGGATGAGGTATCCACCGATGTGGATCCCTCCGTTTCCGGCTACCAATCCATGGCTCCGCCGAAGGTTAAGCAGCCCTTCCGATTCCTGAGTCGAGGCTTCTCGATGCAGGGCGAGAATGGAAAGGGCAGTTCATCGGCGGGCTATGGTTACATTAAACCCAAGCAGACGCCCAGCACTGTCAGATTTACG CCCAATGAGATACCCACTGATGATCACAAATCCATTGAAACCAAACACAAGTTCTCGAAAAGTACCTCAAGTACCAGCAGCACCACTTCGACAACCACTGAATCTGTAGAACAACTGCTGATAGCACCCACTTTGCCACCCGCTGAGGAGGAGGAAGTGaccacaacagcaacacctgAGGCTACCTCCACCTCAGCAGCAGAACCACTTAGCTTCTTGGCCCCTCCTCCAGAAGTTGTGTCTACGGGGGAAGTACCGCCCATCGAGTCCCTTGGCCAGGCAGCTGCTCTTACCGCCAGTCTGCCGATTAGCGAGGATGTAGTCCCAGTGGAACTGAGTCCCGAATCCGCTGAAAAGAACGATGTGCATCAGGAGGCAGCCAAGTTGCTGCTGGCAGGTGTGCAGCTCACCTCGCACAACGAAGAGAAGGCCTTGGAGAGGAACGAAATAGAGGTCACCAGTACCACAACCAGCAGTCCCATCACCCCAGTCATGCTCACATCCACTGAAGTGGTGACCGAGATCAGTAGCACTCAGGAGCGCATTCGTGGCTACCGGAAGAATCGTCCTGGCGCCATGTTAAAGCGAGCTCACATTCGTCCCTTGCCCGTGGTGCGCACCACCACGGCAGCCACCACGCAGAGGAGCACTGCACCCACCAGGAGTTACCTGGAACGCCTGGCAGCGAGTAGGCTGCGCCTCTCCAGACTCTCCCAGGCCACCAGGAGCACATCTACGACCCAACCCAGTACAACAACACCAGCCACGACAACCACGACGGTGTCCTCCTTCCAGCAAATCCGTGGTGCTGCTGAACCGGGTCCGAATAAGAAGCTCACAGTGCGCGACATTGATCGCGAGACCAGGATTGCACCCAGCAAGGCCAGCTGGGACTCGGTGCACAGCAACCTGCAGCGTTTCCAGGTGCAACGCGGCAATCGAGTGTACACACCAGCAACGCGAGCTTCTGTTAGCAATGTGGGAGTCACCAGTAGTACAACTACCACCCAAAGGAGCTTCATCATAGCCACTTCCACCCCACGATCAACGGTTACTATAAATCGTGGAAAGAATCGCTACTCCAACTTCAAAACCCAGGCGCCCGTGCAGAGAACTCGGGGAACCACCACACCCAGGAGCACCACATTGCGACCCACTTCGTCGCTCTCCTCGCTGAACCAACACATTTCCGCTCTGGCATCGAACTATAATGCTGGCTATCAGATCAGCAAACCCATCCAACAGTCACCACTGTCACCATCACACGTTTATGCCACACACACCGCCAGCGATATCGCTGCCCACGCCTCCCAATCCCAAACCACATCCAGCCTTTCCCCCGCCTCCGCTTTCCTTTCCTTCGATAAGTTAACCCGTGCCATTGTTGACGAGTCCGTTTTGCAGAATTTCAAGAGTGCCCAGTCGCAGGGTTCcaaccaacagcagcaacatcaagcGGTCAAGCAGCAACATCACTCCGTCAGCAGCAGCTACGTTAAGCCAGCAGCAGCGCCAG ctatttccAGTCTGACAGCACCGCCTCGTCCTCAGTTATCTGAGCTACCGCCTCCGCCCGGAATTGTGATTGCTCGCGCTGAAGGTCAACGTATTGCTCCCAACTCCGCCAGCAACATCATCTCAAACTTGGCCACCCAAGCACCACCCGCTACTAGTAACCAAGGCAACTCGTATGTTTCGCTCAACGATTTTCTGAACAACAAGTTCGGTCAGAGTCCTGCTAGCAGCAGCAATATTGCACCTACTGCATccttgcaacagcaacagcgagtgccgcaacagcagcagcaatattATCAGCAGCAAACCGTTCAGCAACAACGCGGGCAAAAGCAGCCTGTACAGCATCAACGTCAGtctgtgcagcagcagcaacatcagactgtacaacagcaacatcagcctGTACAACAGCAACGTCCAGCTGTGCAGCAGCAATTGAGTTTTATATCACAGCAATACCAACAGCCTCAGCAGCAACAGACTATCTACCAGCAGTACCAacagccacagcagcagcacttccagcaacaacagttccagcagcagcaacagcaacaccaacgtCCCACCATTCACACCATCCAGCAACCCTATTTGACGCCCAACATTTTCGTGccctaccagcagcagcaacagcaattgcCGCAGTTCCCGCCTCTGGCTCCTCCGGTGGCCGTGGCCACGGGGAATATTGCTCAGGGACCCGTGATTGCCGGACGCCATGTGGATCACCTGAATGTGCAGCTGCCCACGCTGGGAAATGGCTTGATACCCGGACTGCAGTTGGCCCAGAAGCGCAGTGATGTGTCGGCCAGTCAGCTGCAACTCACGGATACGAATGGCAAGGGAAGCTTAAGCCTCTCCGGATCTGGAAAGAGCCGGGAACGAGCCTTCTACGCCGGACGCACATCCTATGATGTTCCCCAGAGCAGCGTGGGTCGGTTGCCCAATGATGTTACGCAGCAGCTGCGCAGGAGATTGCGTCGCTTCTAG